A region of Chitinophagales bacterium DNA encodes the following proteins:
- a CDS encoding transposase gives MSTGYKILDQNALFYLTFQIVDWVDIFTRKIYKDIVIESFSYCMEHKGLNLYAYVIMSNHIHLIASAREGFALSDIIRDFKKYTAKQFLEEINKPTESRNDWMLKRFEFAAKRHKRNSEFQIWTHENHAVELVSNKFIDQKLNYIHENPVRAGIVYKAEDYMYSSASNYILGEGIINLKILE, from the coding sequence ATGAGCACAGGATACAAGATTTTAGACCAGAATGCATTATTTTATTTGACGTTCCAGATAGTAGATTGGGTAGATATATTTACACGAAAAATTTATAAAGATATTGTTATAGAAAGTTTCAGTTATTGTATGGAGCACAAGGGATTGAACTTATATGCTTATGTCATCATGTCTAATCATATTCATTTGATAGCTAGTGCTAGAGAAGGATTTGCATTGAGTGATATCATTAGAGATTTTAAAAAATATACTGCTAAGCAATTTTTAGAAGAAATAAACAAGCCGACAGAAAGTAGAAATGATTGGATGTTAAAACGATTTGAATTCGCTGCTAAAAGGCACAAAAGAAACAGTGAGTTTCAAATATGGACGCACGAGAATCATGCTGTGGAGCTTGTTTCGAATAAGTTTATTGATCAGAAACTGAATTATATTCATGAAAATCCAGTAAGAGCAGGTATCGTATATAAAGCAGAAGACTATATGTATAGCAGTGCGTCGAACTATATTTTAGGAGAAGGAATTATTAATCTCAAGATATTGGAATGA